The Yoonia sp. SS1-5 genome contains a region encoding:
- a CDS encoding RsmB/NOP family class I SAM-dependent RNA methyltransferase codes for MTPGARIAAAIDVIDAILAGASPEQVLKSWARASRFAGSKDRAAIRDHVFDVLRAKRSLAARGGAMTGRGLMLGLCARDGADLRALWSGAGHGPSPLSAAEAAYLAQTPDMSQAEAHDIPDWLWPLWTQSLDANAAPAAQALQRRAPIFLRINTKRTTPADAVASLAQDDIDAVQHPDVSSCLEVRRNPRRIKLSQAYQSGLIELQDAASQLAVAAIPVPDQGRVLDYCAGGGGKALAFADLRKATVFAHDIAAARMADLQPRAERAGVKIAAVATKDLARFEPYDVVFCDAPCSGSGTWRRTPDAKWQLTAQMLDQYHAMQDDVLSRAVTLVKPQGSLVYATCSVLKSENSQRVAAFQAQHPDWHVVAERQLIPGPKWDGFYYCLLQKQKHNL; via the coding sequence ATGACCCCCGGCGCGCGGATCGCTGCGGCAATTGACGTCATTGATGCAATTCTTGCTGGCGCATCACCCGAACAGGTGCTGAAATCCTGGGCGCGTGCCAGCCGGTTCGCGGGATCAAAAGACCGGGCCGCGATCCGGGATCACGTCTTTGATGTGCTGCGTGCCAAGCGGTCGCTGGCGGCCCGTGGGGGTGCCATGACAGGCCGGGGCTTGATGTTGGGTCTATGCGCCCGCGACGGTGCTGATCTGCGCGCATTATGGTCCGGGGCGGGGCATGGGCCATCGCCGCTATCCGCCGCAGAGGCCGCATATCTGGCCCAAACGCCCGACATGTCCCAAGCAGAGGCGCATGACATACCTGATTGGCTATGGCCCCTCTGGACGCAGAGCCTTGATGCAAATGCTGCCCCTGCGGCGCAGGCGTTGCAGCGGCGGGCGCCGATCTTTCTGCGGATCAATACCAAACGGACCACCCCGGCCGACGCGGTTGCCAGTTTGGCCCAGGACGATATTGACGCTGTCCAACATCCGGATGTTTCCAGCTGTCTGGAGGTGCGCCGCAACCCGCGCCGGATCAAGTTAAGCCAGGCCTATCAGTCCGGCCTCATCGAGCTGCAGGATGCGGCGTCTCAATTGGCGGTTGCGGCGATCCCGGTTCCGGATCAGGGGCGTGTTCTTGATTATTGCGCTGGCGGTGGCGGCAAGGCACTGGCATTTGCTGATCTGCGCAAAGCCACTGTATTTGCCCATGATATCGCGGCGGCAAGGATGGCCGATTTGCAGCCGCGCGCCGAACGGGCAGGGGTCAAGATTGCGGCGGTCGCCACCAAAGATCTCGCGAGGTTTGAACCCTATGACGTTGTGTTTTGTGACGCCCCTTGTAGTGGTAGCGGCACCTGGCGGCGCACACCTGACGCAAAATGGCAGCTGACGGCGCAAATGCTTGATCAGTATCATGCAATGCAGGACGATGTATTGTCGCGCGCAGTGACGCTGGTCAAACCGCAGGGATCGCTGGTCTATGCGACCTGTTCAGTTCTGAAATCCGAGAATAGTCAACGGGTTGCGGCGTTTCAGGCGCAACATCCTGACTGGCACGTTGTCGCGGAAAGGCAACTGATCCCTGGTCCCAAATGGGATGGGTTCTATTATTGCCTATTGCAAAAGCAAAAACACAACCTATAG